From the genome of Flavobacterium ovatum, one region includes:
- a CDS encoding multicopper oxidase domain-containing protein, which yields MKKLIVLVFILSIYSLAEGQGVKQMNSSEKVQPTSYTCVMHPEIHSLTPGECPKCGMTLVKEKTKVVKKSGVKKSEPMPMKKTDIKEGNMKMIKEEDHKGHEVNSVDLPKTKTETIKKVVSNTPPRTVRYDLYVRDTIVDFTGKPKNAIAVNGQIPMPTLTFTEGDIAEIHVYNELKEGTSLHWHGLYLPNKEDGVPFLTQMPIKPGTEHVYRFPIIQSGTHWYHSHSGLQEQIGMYGSLILKKKADDPTFRKGIDDIPQVPIILSEWTDYKPENVHRMLHNASDWFAIKKGTTQSYAEAIKAGHFKTKVNNEWKRMLAMDVSDVYYDKFLINGKPQSQLSEFKGGDKVRLRISNGGASSYFWLNYAGGKITVVANDGNDVEPVEVDRLIIGVSETYDVVVTIPENNTAYEFMATPEDRTKSTSVFIGQGVKKAAVPMPKLNYFAGMKMMNGMMNMDGSMDDMGMSMSMQKMDMNTVMYPEITGSAMKMDHSKMNHGAMKKEGAKKDEMNSMNRDHSKMNHGDDQDQKMDHSKMDTNPKKAKIVTLNYGMLKSPTVTTLPKEAPVRELRFELTGNMNRYVWSMDNKVLSESDKILIKKGEIVRITLYNNSMMRHPMHLHGHDFRVLNGKGDYAPLKNVLDIMPMETDVIEFEANADGDWFFHCHILYHMMAGMNRVFSYENSEPNPLLPNKEKAYKKLQAESNEPHFMAENDFSSNGNDGQAMLQNARWSFGTEWRLGYHDEHGYESETHIGRYIGKNQWFMPFIGLDARYRKLGHNEVENNIFNQTSTKDKRIQASLGFNYTLPMLVIFQAEVFHDGNIRMQLMREDIPLTKRLRMAFMVNTDKEYMGGLKYIIGKNFGVTTHYDSDMGVGFGVNLNY from the coding sequence ATGAAAAAATTAATTGTATTAGTATTCATTCTAAGTATTTATTCCCTTGCAGAAGGACAGGGCGTGAAACAGATGAATAGTTCAGAAAAAGTACAGCCAACATCATACACTTGTGTAATGCATCCCGAAATTCATTCTCTCACACCGGGAGAATGTCCAAAATGTGGAATGACATTAGTAAAGGAAAAGACCAAAGTTGTCAAGAAATCTGGAGTTAAGAAGAGTGAACCAATGCCCATGAAAAAAACCGACATAAAGGAGGGCAACATGAAAATGATAAAGGAAGAGGATCATAAAGGGCATGAAGTGAACAGCGTGGACTTGCCAAAAACAAAGACAGAAACCATAAAAAAAGTAGTGAGTAATACACCGCCAAGGACTGTTCGCTACGACTTGTACGTTCGAGATACCATAGTTGATTTTACGGGTAAACCCAAAAATGCTATTGCTGTAAATGGACAAATTCCAATGCCAACTTTGACTTTTACCGAAGGTGATATTGCCGAAATCCATGTGTATAATGAATTGAAAGAAGGTACGTCTTTGCACTGGCACGGTTTGTATTTGCCCAACAAAGAAGATGGTGTTCCTTTTTTGACTCAAATGCCCATAAAACCAGGAACGGAACACGTGTATCGTTTTCCAATCATTCAATCAGGAACACATTGGTACCACAGTCATAGTGGTTTGCAAGAGCAAATAGGGATGTATGGTTCTTTGATTTTAAAGAAAAAAGCAGACGACCCGACCTTTCGTAAAGGCATAGATGATATTCCACAAGTTCCAATTATTTTAAGCGAATGGACCGATTATAAACCTGAAAATGTGCATCGAATGTTGCATAATGCATCGGATTGGTTTGCAATCAAAAAAGGTACTACTCAAAGTTATGCCGAAGCTATAAAAGCAGGGCATTTTAAAACAAAAGTGAACAACGAGTGGAAACGAATGCTAGCAATGGATGTTAGCGATGTGTATTATGACAAATTTTTGATTAATGGAAAACCGCAAAGTCAATTATCAGAGTTTAAAGGAGGTGATAAAGTACGATTGCGAATTTCAAATGGGGGAGCCTCCTCTTATTTTTGGTTGAATTATGCAGGTGGAAAAATTACAGTAGTGGCTAATGACGGTAATGATGTGGAGCCAGTTGAGGTTGATCGTTTGATTATTGGCGTTTCTGAAACCTATGACGTGGTGGTTACGATTCCAGAGAACAATACAGCTTACGAGTTTATGGCTACACCTGAAGATAGAACCAAATCAACTTCGGTTTTTATAGGTCAAGGTGTAAAAAAAGCAGCTGTTCCAATGCCAAAACTAAATTATTTTGCAGGAATGAAAATGATGAATGGCATGATGAACATGGATGGTTCTATGGATGATATGGGAATGAGTATGAGCATGCAAAAAATGGATATGAATACCGTTATGTATCCGGAAATAACAGGTAGTGCCATGAAAATGGATCATTCTAAAATGAATCACGGTGCCATGAAGAAAGAGGGGGCTAAAAAGGATGAAATGAACTCCATGAATAGGGACCATTCAAAAATGAATCATGGAGATGATCAAGATCAGAAAATGGATCATTCAAAAATGGACACGAATCCTAAAAAAGCCAAAATAGTAACGTTGAATTATGGCATGCTAAAATCTCCAACAGTAACCACTTTGCCAAAAGAGGCGCCAGTTCGCGAACTTCGTTTTGAATTGACAGGAAACATGAACCGTTATGTTTGGAGTATGGATAACAAAGTGCTTTCAGAAAGTGATAAGATTTTAATAAAGAAAGGCGAAATTGTTCGTATTACATTATATAATAATTCCATGATGCGCCATCCAATGCATCTTCACGGTCATGATTTTAGAGTATTGAACGGAAAAGGGGACTATGCTCCATTAAAGAACGTTCTAGATATTATGCCAATGGAAACTGATGTAATAGAGTTTGAAGCAAATGCTGATGGCGATTGGTTTTTTCATTGTCATATTTTATACCACATGATGGCGGGAATGAATAGAGTATTCAGCTATGAAAATTCAGAACCAAATCCGCTTTTGCCAAATAAAGAAAAAGCATATAAAAAGTTACAGGCCGAAAGTAATGAACCTCATTTTATGGCAGAAAATGATTTTTCTAGCAATGGAAATGATGGACAAGCAATGCTGCAAAATGCGCGTTGGAGTTTTGGAACCGAATGGCGTTTGGGGTATCATGATGAACACGGTTACGAGTCAGAAACACATATAGGTAGGTACATCGGAAAAAATCAGTGGTTTATGCCTTTTATTGGTTTAGACGCTCGTTACAGGAAATTAGGGCATAACGAAGTGGAAAATAATATTTTTAATCAAACAAGCACTAAAGACAAACGGATACAAGCTAGTTTGGGTTTCAATTATACGTTGCCAATGTTGGTAATTTTTCAAGCTGAGGTTTTTCATGACGGAAATATAAGAATGCAATTGATGCGTGAGGATATTCCATTAACCAAAAGATTACGAATGGCATTTATGGT